Proteins encoded by one window of Roseibium sp. Sym1:
- a CDS encoding zinc-dependent alcohol dehydrogenase: MTAEAPVTRGTGDARALWYTGPGQCGLEPAARSQLQPGDVLVQTLFSGISRGTEGLVLRGEVPMSEWQRMRAPFQAGDFPFPVKYGYANVGRVLDGNPALAGRVVFSLYPHQTVFALPSDACVPVPDGVPAERAVLAANMETALNALWDGKPSPGDHICVVGGGAVGLLTAYVAGRLPGSKVTLVDTNPGRAAVAEALGIGFALPEAAPVDQDLVFHASATSAGLATALKCAGDGTSIVEMSWYGEADVQVPLGADFHCRRLKLVSSQVGTIPADRQARWTYRRRLQTALSLLEDPALDRLISHRIDFEDLPERLPEVLNKTSDVLAALVVYDRDAGQAA; this comes from the coding sequence ATGACCGCAGAAGCACCGGTGACGCGCGGCACAGGCGATGCACGGGCGCTGTGGTACACCGGACCTGGGCAATGCGGGCTTGAACCCGCGGCCCGCAGTCAATTGCAGCCCGGTGACGTTCTGGTGCAGACGCTTTTCAGCGGTATCAGCCGGGGCACCGAAGGACTCGTGTTGCGTGGAGAGGTTCCGATGAGCGAATGGCAGCGCATGCGAGCGCCCTTTCAGGCCGGCGACTTCCCCTTTCCGGTGAAATACGGTTACGCCAATGTCGGAAGGGTTCTTGACGGGAACCCCGCACTTGCCGGCCGCGTTGTATTTTCGCTCTATCCGCATCAAACCGTCTTTGCTCTCCCGTCAGACGCCTGTGTGCCGGTTCCGGACGGCGTCCCTGCCGAACGTGCTGTTCTGGCGGCGAATATGGAAACGGCACTTAACGCTTTATGGGACGGAAAACCATCACCTGGGGATCACATCTGCGTGGTTGGCGGTGGTGCCGTCGGCCTCCTGACCGCATACGTTGCCGGGCGGCTGCCTGGATCAAAAGTGACGCTGGTCGATACCAATCCGGGCCGGGCCGCCGTCGCGGAGGCTCTGGGGATCGGCTTTGCGCTTCCGGAGGCGGCACCGGTCGACCAGGATCTGGTCTTTCATGCCAGCGCGACCTCGGCCGGTCTTGCAACAGCCTTGAAATGTGCGGGGGACGGCACGTCCATCGTCGAGATGAGCTGGTATGGCGAGGCAGATGTTCAGGTGCCGCTGGGGGCGGATTTCCATTGCCGCCGTTTGAAGCTGGTCTCCAGCCAGGTCGGCACCATTCCCGCGGACCGGCAGGCGCGTTGGACCTACCGGCGGCGCCTGCAAACGGCGCTGTCGCTGCTGGAGGATCCCGCGCTCGACAGGCTGATCAGCCACCGGATCGATTTTGAAGACCTGCCGGAGCGTCTTCCCGAAGTGTTGAACAAGACGTCAGATGTTCTGGCGGCATTGGTTGTGTATGACCGCGACGCCGGCCAAGCAGCC
- the mdoH gene encoding glucans biosynthesis glucosyltransferase MdoH codes for MTTRRIFFATLLATSFAGLAALMALTLSPGGYTPLDLFILACFLVTLPWTIIGFWNAVIGLFVMRFSRNPVTAVCPIDHGDAARPLTSSTALLSCVRNEDAESLETNLSSMVTRLVRAGQAGHFTLYVLSDTDMDDIALQEQQMAARLQERFAGKMEVIYRRRSNNKGFKAGNVEDFCDRWGDQHDFALVLDADSYMSADAITGLVRRMEINPKIGILQSLVVGLPTDSAFARVFQFGMRLGMRSYTIGSAWWQGDCGPYWGHNAILRIQPFKDHCRLPELPGKGPLSGTILSHDQVEAVLMRRAGYEVRVLPLETGSYEANPPHLLEFIRRDLRWCQGNLQYRRLVGMPGLKPVSRAQLVLAILMFLGSPAWIGFMTGAAVLGMVTDYMPYRADTGAAVFFTVLTMVFAPKLATVADVLARKDLRKAFGGPLRVLVSVGAEILYAAMLAPIMAVAHTLFMGGLIFGKTIGWGAQARGVQRLPVPLALQKLWPQTLFGLAGLAWLSGQDIALVWPVVPVAIGPLLAGLIAVATSTRTLGNIAIRSTLWRIPEETAPPEELLDLHLPALAKGPAAVSGEPDLVQGDAKPAEA; via the coding sequence ATGACCACCAGGCGCATTTTCTTCGCCACCCTCCTCGCCACCAGCTTTGCCGGGCTTGCCGCCCTGATGGCCCTGACCCTGTCGCCCGGCGGTTACACGCCTCTCGACCTGTTCATTCTCGCCTGCTTCCTGGTGACGCTGCCCTGGACCATCATCGGTTTCTGGAACGCGGTGATCGGCCTTTTCGTGATGCGGTTTTCCCGGAACCCGGTGACGGCGGTCTGCCCGATCGATCACGGCGATGCGGCACGGCCGCTGACCAGCTCGACGGCATTGCTCTCCTGTGTCCGCAACGAGGATGCCGAAAGCCTCGAGACCAATCTGAGCTCCATGGTCACGCGCCTTGTGCGCGCCGGGCAGGCCGGACATTTCACGCTTTACGTCCTCAGCGATACCGACATGGACGACATTGCCCTCCAGGAACAGCAGATGGCGGCGCGGCTCCAGGAGCGATTCGCGGGCAAGATGGAGGTGATCTACCGTCGCCGCAGCAACAACAAGGGCTTCAAGGCCGGTAATGTCGAGGACTTCTGCGACCGCTGGGGCGACCAGCATGACTTCGCGCTTGTGCTCGATGCAGACAGCTACATGTCCGCCGATGCGATCACCGGCCTGGTGCGGCGCATGGAAATCAACCCGAAAATCGGCATCCTGCAGAGCCTGGTGGTCGGCCTGCCGACCGACAGCGCCTTTGCACGGGTTTTCCAGTTCGGCATGCGCCTGGGCATGCGCTCCTACACGATCGGCAGCGCCTGGTGGCAGGGAGACTGCGGTCCCTACTGGGGACACAATGCCATCCTGAGGATCCAGCCTTTCAAGGACCATTGCCGCCTGCCGGAACTGCCGGGCAAGGGCCCCCTTTCGGGAACAATCCTGTCCCACGACCAGGTGGAAGCGGTGCTGATGCGCCGGGCGGGTTATGAGGTCCGCGTGCTGCCGCTGGAAACCGGCAGCTACGAGGCCAATCCGCCGCATCTCCTGGAGTTCATCCGCCGTGACCTGCGCTGGTGCCAGGGCAACCTGCAGTACCGCCGCCTCGTCGGCATGCCCGGCCTGAAGCCCGTCAGCCGCGCGCAGCTGGTGCTGGCCATCCTGATGTTCCTCGGCTCTCCCGCCTGGATCGGTTTCATGACCGGGGCAGCAGTGCTCGGCATGGTCACCGATTACATGCCCTACAGGGCGGACACGGGAGCCGCCGTGTTCTTCACCGTGCTGACAATGGTGTTCGCGCCGAAACTGGCAACCGTGGCGGATGTGCTGGCGCGCAAGGATCTGAGGAAGGCCTTTGGCGGCCCCCTGCGTGTGCTCGTGAGCGTCGGCGCCGAGATCCTCTACGCCGCCATGCTGGCACCGATCATGGCCGTTGCTCACACACTGTTCATGGGCGGACTGATCTTCGGCAAGACAATCGGTTGGGGCGCACAGGCCAGGGGCGTGCAGCGCCTGCCGGTGCCGTTGGCCCTGCAAAAACTGTGGCCGCAGACCCTGTTCGGCCTCGCTGGGCTGGCCTGGCTGTCCGGTCAGGACATCGCCCTTGTGTGGCCGGTCGTCCCGGTCGCCATCGGACCGCTGCTGGCGGGCCTGATCGCGGTTGCCACCTCCACGCGCACACTCGGCAACATCGCCATCCGCTCGACCCTGTGGCGCATTCCCGAGGAAACCGCGCCGCCTGAAGAATTGCTGGACCTGCACCTGCCCGCTCTCGCCAAGGGCCCCGCGGCCGTCTCGGGCGAACCGGACCTGGTTCAGGGCGACGCCAAGCCAGCCGAGGCGTAG
- the ptsN gene encoding PTS IIA-like nitrogen regulatory protein PtsN, translating to MDLSDLLGKDAVIAGLKAKSKKQAIQELSAKAAELTGLSEREIFDTLLQRERLGSTGVGHGIAIPHGKLTRLDRLVGLFAKLDKPVDFDALDDEPVDLVFLLLAPEGAGADHLKALARIARQLRDASVTQEVRASSDTQEIYDLLTQPLASSNAA from the coding sequence ATGGATCTTAGTGATCTTCTGGGTAAAGATGCAGTGATTGCCGGCCTGAAGGCCAAGAGCAAGAAACAGGCAATCCAGGAACTTTCCGCCAAGGCGGCAGAGCTGACCGGCCTTTCCGAGCGGGAAATCTTCGACACGCTTCTTCAGCGTGAGCGACTGGGCTCCACGGGTGTGGGCCACGGCATCGCAATCCCCCATGGCAAGCTGACACGACTGGACCGTCTCGTCGGCCTGTTTGCGAAACTGGACAAGCCGGTGGACTTTGATGCGCTCGATGATGAGCCTGTGGACCTGGTCTTTCTGCTGCTCGCGCCCGAAGGGGCCGGCGCCGATCACCTGAAGGCGCTTGCCAGGATCGCGCGCCAGCTGCGCGATGCGTCGGTCACCCAGGAAGTGCGTGCCTCGTCGGACACCCAGGAAATCTACGACCTCCTGACTCAGCCGCTGGCATCGTCCAACGCGGCTTGA
- the hpf gene encoding ribosome hibernation-promoting factor, HPF/YfiA family: MALRISGKNVDVGDAMREHITDRIEDALEKYFTGGFTGHVTLSREGTGFKSECSLHLDTGIVLQVSAQDQDPRNSFDQAADKIEKRLRRYKRKLKDHHGHNGHEREAMEAASYVLASPEEDEEVPADFNPLVIAETSAKVKTMTVGMAVMELDLTEAPVVMFKNAANGGVNVVYRRADGNIGWIDPALVASEAAE, from the coding sequence ATGGCTTTGCGGATTTCGGGTAAGAACGTGGATGTGGGCGATGCAATGCGCGAACACATCACAGACCGAATCGAAGACGCGCTGGAAAAATATTTTACAGGCGGCTTCACAGGCCACGTCACGCTCAGCAGGGAGGGCACCGGCTTCAAGTCGGAATGCAGCCTGCACCTGGACACCGGAATTGTACTTCAAGTGTCCGCGCAGGATCAGGACCCGCGCAACAGCTTCGATCAGGCTGCTGACAAGATCGAGAAACGGTTACGGCGCTACAAGCGCAAGCTGAAGGACCATCACGGTCACAACGGCCACGAACGGGAGGCCATGGAGGCGGCATCTTACGTGCTTGCCTCGCCCGAGGAAGACGAGGAAGTGCCTGCGGATTTCAACCCGCTGGTGATTGCCGAGACTTCCGCGAAAGTCAAAACGATGACCGTCGGCATGGCGGTCATGGAGCTGGATCTGACTGAAGCGCCTGTCGTGATGTTCAAAAATGCGGCAAATGGCGGTGTCAATGTTGTTTATCGCCGGGCTGATGGCAATATTGGCTGGATAGACCCAGCCCTGGTGGCCAGCGAGGCCGCCGAATAG
- the rpoN gene encoding RNA polymerase factor sigma-54 translates to MAISTKLEMRQSQSLVMTPQLMQAIKLLQMSNLDLVSYVEAELERNPLLEKGEAGEAAPESGSGAEGQADTYAEASEPQGGSTDEPGSGDWMQNDLETGSEAIASRMDTDLGNVFPDEPGVPASPDPAILKAGDSYKNVSSGGGSEDYNLEAFVADEASLVTSLEEQMHLALNDEADKLIAGHLINSLDENGYLYLDLEETAELLGVGLDRLERVLAVLQTFEPAGVFARNLAECLKLQLIDKNRYDPAMEALIDNIELLAKRDLAGLRKVCAVDEEDLVEMIAEIRALDPKPGSVFGSSLVQPVVPDVFVRPANDGTWALELNSDTLPKVLVNQTYFAKVIKTARNETEKEYLTDSLQTANWLAKSLDQRARTILKVSTEIVRQQDGFLTYGIAHLRPLNLKTVAEAIGMHESTVSRVTSNKFMATPRGIYELKYFFSSAISATVGGDAHSAESVRHKIRQLIDAEDPKAILSDDTIVKIMKDEGIDIARRTVAKYREAMKIGSSVQRRREKNSKL, encoded by the coding sequence ATGGCCATTTCAACAAAGCTGGAGATGCGGCAGAGCCAGTCACTGGTGATGACGCCGCAGTTGATGCAGGCGATCAAGCTTCTGCAGATGTCCAACCTTGACCTGGTCTCCTATGTCGAAGCCGAACTGGAACGCAATCCGCTCCTGGAAAAGGGCGAGGCCGGCGAGGCCGCGCCGGAGAGCGGTAGCGGCGCGGAAGGTCAGGCCGACACCTATGCCGAGGCGTCCGAACCGCAGGGCGGCAGCACGGACGAGCCTGGCTCCGGCGACTGGATGCAGAACGATCTGGAGACCGGGTCGGAAGCCATCGCCTCGCGCATGGACACGGATCTCGGAAATGTATTCCCGGACGAGCCCGGCGTCCCCGCCTCGCCTGATCCCGCCATATTGAAGGCTGGCGACAGCTACAAGAATGTTTCCAGCGGAGGCGGCTCCGAGGACTATAACCTGGAAGCCTTTGTCGCGGACGAAGCGTCCCTGGTGACCTCGCTGGAAGAGCAGATGCACCTGGCGCTGAACGACGAAGCCGACAAGCTGATAGCCGGTCATCTCATCAACTCCCTGGACGAGAATGGCTATCTCTATCTCGACCTCGAAGAGACGGCCGAGCTGCTCGGTGTCGGTCTCGACCGTTTGGAACGTGTGCTCGCCGTGCTTCAGACCTTCGAGCCCGCGGGTGTCTTCGCCCGCAATCTTGCCGAATGCCTGAAGCTGCAGCTGATCGACAAGAACCGGTACGACCCGGCCATGGAAGCGTTGATCGACAACATCGAATTGCTGGCCAAGCGGGATCTCGCCGGTCTCAGGAAGGTCTGTGCCGTCGACGAGGAGGATCTTGTCGAGATGATCGCCGAGATCCGCGCGCTGGATCCAAAGCCGGGCAGTGTCTTCGGGTCTTCCCTGGTCCAGCCGGTTGTCCCGGATGTGTTCGTCCGGCCCGCCAATGACGGCACCTGGGCCCTGGAACTGAATTCGGACACGCTGCCCAAGGTGCTCGTGAACCAGACGTATTTTGCCAAGGTCATCAAGACGGCGCGCAATGAAACCGAGAAGGAATACCTGACCGACTCCCTGCAGACGGCCAACTGGCTGGCCAAGAGCCTGGATCAGCGGGCCAGGACGATCCTCAAGGTCTCGACCGAGATCGTCCGGCAGCAGGACGGCTTTCTGACCTACGGCATCGCGCATCTCAGGCCCCTCAACCTGAAGACCGTCGCCGAAGCCATCGGCATGCACGAATCAACGGTCAGCCGGGTGACGTCGAACAAGTTCATGGCGACACCGCGGGGCATCTACGAGCTGAAATATTTCTTTTCCTCCGCCATTTCGGCGACGGTCGGCGGGGATGCCCATTCCGCCGAGTCGGTGCGGCACAAGATCAGGCAGCTGATCGATGCCGAGGACCCGAAGGCCATTCTGTCCGACGACACGATTGTCAAAATTATGAAGGATGAGGGGATCGACATTGCCCGCAGGACGGTCGCCAAATATCGCGAAGCCATGAAAATCGGCTCTTCCGTTCAGAGACGCCGCGAGAAAAACAGCAAACTGTAG
- the lptB gene encoding LPS export ABC transporter ATP-binding protein: MDSASVNRIPPDDSGLQGGIPGSAPEAEDLSQALVVDGIGKTYGRRQVVKYVSLSVKPGEAVGLLGPNGAGKTTTFYMITGLIRPDQGQISLEGFNITRMPMYRRARLGIGYLPQEASIFRGLTVEENIRAVLEVIEPDRHKRREELDSLLAEFGLTHLRRSPSIALSGGERRRVEIARALASRPSFMLLDEPFAGIDPIAVGDIQQLVRHLTQRGIGVLITDHNVRETLGLIDRAYIIAAGEVLTEGLPQEIVTNPDVRRLYLGEQFTL, from the coding sequence ATGGACAGCGCATCAGTGAATAGAATTCCACCGGACGATAGTGGCCTGCAAGGGGGCATCCCAGGTTCCGCCCCGGAGGCGGAAGACCTGAGCCAGGCGCTGGTCGTTGATGGGATCGGCAAGACTTACGGCCGCCGTCAGGTGGTCAAATATGTCAGCCTGTCCGTGAAACCCGGAGAGGCGGTCGGCCTGCTCGGTCCGAACGGTGCCGGGAAAACCACCACGTTCTACATGATCACCGGGTTGATCCGTCCGGACCAGGGGCAGATTTCCCTCGAAGGCTTCAACATCACCCGGATGCCCATGTATCGCAGGGCGCGCCTGGGGATCGGCTATCTGCCACAGGAAGCGTCGATTTTCCGCGGCCTTACCGTGGAGGAAAACATCCGGGCCGTGCTGGAGGTGATCGAGCCGGACCGGCACAAGCGCCGCGAAGAACTCGATTCGCTGCTGGCGGAATTCGGGCTGACCCATTTGCGCAGGTCGCCGAGCATCGCGCTGTCCGGCGGTGAACGCCGCCGGGTGGAAATCGCGCGGGCCCTGGCCAGCCGTCCTTCCTTCATGCTGCTCGACGAACCCTTTGCCGGGATCGATCCGATCGCTGTCGGCGACATCCAGCAGCTGGTGCGTCACCTGACGCAGCGCGGTATCGGCGTGCTCATCACCGATCACAATGTGCGCGAAACCCTCGGCCTGATCGACCGGGCCTACATTATCGCCGCCGGCGAGGTGCTCACCGAGGGGCTGCCCCAGGAAATCGTCACCAATCCGGACGTGCGCCGGCTTTATCTGGGTGAACAGTTTACGCTCTGA
- a CDS encoding LptA/OstA family protein, giving the protein MTFFKRLMIASAAVLIAGTAQAQTFSDAFAGFGANDGDPIDIEASELRVEDNNNTATFVGDVVVTQGETSLKTQRLKVFYIGSGSEQAQESAVQQRISRLEAAGGVFITSKDQTARGDAASFDMTREVMVMTGKEVVLSQGPNVVVGKKLTVNLKTGQANLTAGGGNVSGQGNGGGRVKVRIQPNSVQEGN; this is encoded by the coding sequence ATGACATTTTTCAAACGCTTGATGATCGCGTCCGCAGCGGTCCTGATTGCCGGGACCGCACAGGCGCAGACTTTTTCCGACGCTTTTGCAGGCTTCGGTGCGAATGATGGTGATCCGATCGACATCGAGGCCAGCGAGCTTCGCGTCGAGGACAACAACAACACCGCGACATTTGTCGGCGATGTGGTGGTGACCCAGGGCGAGACCAGCCTGAAGACCCAGCGCCTCAAGGTGTTCTATATCGGATCGGGGTCGGAGCAGGCACAGGAAAGCGCGGTTCAGCAGCGGATTTCGCGTCTGGAAGCGGCCGGCGGGGTCTTTATTACCTCCAAGGACCAGACCGCGCGTGGCGATGCGGCCAGTTTCGACATGACCCGTGAGGTCATGGTGATGACCGGCAAGGAGGTCGTCTTGAGCCAGGGACCCAACGTGGTGGTGGGCAAGAAGCTCACCGTGAACCTGAAAACCGGCCAGGCCAACCTGACAGCCGGGGGCGGCAACGTGTCTGGCCAGGGCAATGGCGGTGGCCGCGTGAAAGTGCGCATCCAGCCCAACAGCGTTCAGGAAGGCAATTAA
- the lptC gene encoding LPS export ABC transporter periplasmic protein LptC yields MSAVTDLSGGASLKRPLSRAQRTARRHSIAVHVLRWLLPGAGLLILAGMIGLVVLFNILSGFGATNMMLTSEGLVMDQPELSGHDGERSYKVTATRAIQRLSDPRIIDLETIRANIVLSKDQSAQIIALKGTYNNAVETLRLYEGIQLEWSEGYTVDLAEVQIDLNNGALSTSEPVSIRSEQGHVVSGKLDYDQAKGIVRFSDGIKMTLNPASQGQ; encoded by the coding sequence TTGAGCGCTGTCACAGACCTTTCCGGAGGAGCTTCCCTCAAGCGGCCCCTCAGCCGGGCGCAAAGGACGGCGCGCCGCCACAGCATCGCCGTGCATGTTTTGCGCTGGCTGCTTCCCGGTGCCGGCCTTCTGATACTCGCGGGCATGATCGGGCTGGTGGTCCTGTTCAACATCCTGAGCGGGTTCGGCGCGACCAACATGATGCTGACCAGCGAGGGTCTGGTCATGGACCAGCCGGAACTGTCGGGCCATGACGGAGAGCGCTCCTACAAGGTGACGGCCACCCGGGCCATTCAGAGGCTCAGCGATCCGCGCATTATCGATCTGGAGACGATCCGGGCCAATATCGTGCTCAGCAAGGACCAGAGTGCCCAGATCATCGCGCTGAAGGGGACCTACAACAACGCTGTCGAAACCCTCAGGCTTTATGAAGGTATCCAGCTGGAGTGGAGTGAAGGCTACACTGTGGATCTGGCCGAGGTGCAAATCGATCTCAACAACGGCGCGCTGTCGACATCGGAGCCCGTCTCCATCCGGTCGGAACAGGGCCATGTTGTGTCCGGCAAACTCGATTATGATCAGGCCAAGGGAATCGTCCGTTTTTCAGATGGCATAAAGATGACGCTCAACCCGGCTTCGCAAGGACAATAG
- a CDS encoding ribonuclease D, with translation MTIRYHKGDLPDLSNYTAAQAVAVDSETLGLNPHRDRLCVVQLSPGDGSADVIQISKGQTDAPNLRTLFTDPSKPKIFHFARFDVAVLRHYLNIQVTPVWCTKIASKLVRTYTDRHGLKDITRELLGVELSKQQQSSDWAAEALSDAQLAYAASDVLHLHALKEKLEFMLDREDRGQIARACFEFLPVRAELDLKGWEETDIFAHS, from the coding sequence ATGACCATCCGCTATCACAAGGGTGACCTGCCCGATCTCTCAAATTACACGGCGGCGCAGGCGGTGGCGGTGGATTCCGAGACATTGGGCCTCAATCCGCACCGGGACCGCTTGTGCGTTGTGCAGCTGTCGCCGGGGGATGGTTCCGCGGACGTGATCCAGATCTCGAAAGGACAGACCGATGCCCCGAACCTCCGGACCTTGTTCACGGACCCGTCGAAACCCAAGATTTTTCACTTTGCCAGGTTTGATGTTGCCGTGCTCCGGCACTATCTGAACATCCAGGTCACGCCGGTCTGGTGCACCAAGATCGCTTCCAAGCTGGTGCGCACCTATACGGACCGGCACGGATTGAAGGATATCACAAGGGAGCTGCTCGGCGTCGAGCTGTCCAAGCAGCAGCAGAGTTCGGACTGGGCGGCGGAGGCCCTGAGTGATGCTCAGCTGGCGTATGCGGCCTCGGATGTGCTGCATTTGCATGCTTTGAAGGAAAAACTGGAATTCATGCTGGACCGGGAAGACCGCGGCCAAATTGCCCGGGCCTGTTTCGAGTTTCTTCCCGTTCGGGCCGAACTCGACCTCAAGGGCTGGGAAGAAACGGACATCTTCGCCCATTCGTAA
- a CDS encoding c-type cytochrome encodes MRIGRTGLVVLTGIFVAGAAWAQEGATGVVKERMDAMSDIGDQMKIIGKMMKSGPYDTATLATASGNIAGHAGPALLKLFPEGSIQETSDAKQEIWTDWPKFQALAGDLEASAQALKDLAEDGAGKELTSAAFGTLAGTCKSCHETFRVKK; translated from the coding sequence ATGCGGATCGGACGGACCGGACTTGTCGTATTGACTGGAATTTTTGTTGCAGGCGCCGCGTGGGCGCAAGAAGGTGCGACCGGTGTCGTCAAGGAACGCATGGACGCCATGTCGGACATTGGCGATCAGATGAAGATCATCGGCAAGATGATGAAATCCGGCCCCTATGACACCGCCACCCTTGCCACCGCGAGCGGCAACATAGCCGGACACGCCGGTCCGGCGCTGCTCAAGCTGTTTCCGGAAGGCAGCATTCAGGAGACAAGCGATGCCAAGCAGGAAATCTGGACCGACTGGCCGAAATTCCAGGCCCTTGCCGGTGATCTCGAGGCATCGGCCCAGGCGCTGAAAGACCTTGCCGAGGACGGCGCGGGCAAGGAACTGACGTCCGCGGCCTTCGGCACGCTCGCCGGGACCTGCAAGAGCTGCCACGAGACCTTCCGGGTCAAGAAGTAG
- a CDS encoding c-type cytochrome produces the protein MFRENCSACHGENAAGREKLGPPLVHRIYEPGHHGDGAFFLAVQQGVRAHHWPFGNMPPVAGVPHNDVENIIVYVRRLQQANGIN, from the coding sequence CTGTTCCGCGAGAATTGTTCTGCCTGTCACGGAGAGAACGCCGCCGGGCGTGAAAAGCTCGGCCCTCCGTTGGTGCACAGGATTTACGAGCCGGGCCATCACGGCGACGGCGCCTTCTTCCTGGCTGTGCAGCAGGGCGTCAGGGCGCATCACTGGCCGTTCGGCAACATGCCGCCGGTCGCTGGTGTGCCTCACAATGACGTTGAAAACATCATCGTCTATGTGCGTAGATTGCAGCAGGCCAACGGCATCAATTGA